The nucleotide sequence aagtgaagataaacgatttcttattCAAGTATAGTCTGCTTAATTTACTCTCCAAGATTTCATCTtattcgccgaggtcgcttgcgggcgaggcgatTCAACTGATAGCATAGCTTCCAAATACAAAATCTCATTCACTTAAGGTTGGTATTCATTATAAATCAGttccagcgcctcgcccgcaaacgacctcggcgaagtgaagataaacgatttcttattCAAGTATTGTGTGCTTAGTTTACTTTCCAAGATTTCATCttaatcgccgaggtcgcttgcgggcgaggcggtGGATCTGATATCATAGCTGCCAAATACAAAATCTCATTGAATTAAGGTTTGTATTCATTATGAATCAGttccagcgcctcgcccgcaagcgacctcggcgaagtgaagataaacgatttcttattCAAGTATAGTCTGCTTAATTTACTCTCCAAGATTTCATCTtattcgccgaggtcgcttgcgggcgaggcgatTCAACTGATAGCATAGCTTCCAAATACAAAATCTCATTCACTTAAGGTTGGTATTCATTATAAATCAGttccagcgcctcgcccgcaaacgacctcggcgaagtgaagataaacgatttcttattCAAGTATTGTGTGCTTAGTTTACTTTCCAAGATTTCATCttaatcgccgaggtcgcttgcgggcgaggcggtGGATCTGATATCATAGCTGCCAAATACAAAATCTCATCGAATTAAGGTTTGTACTCATTATGAATCAGgtccagcgcctcgcccgcaagcgacctcggcgaagtgaagataaacgatttcttattCAAGTATAGTCTGCTTAATTTACTCTCCAAGATTTCATCTTATTcgctgaggtcgcttgcgggcgaggcgatTCAACTGATAGCATAGCTTCCAAATACAAAATCTCATTCACTTAAGGTTGGTATTCATTATAAATCAGttccagcgcctcgcccgcaagcgacctcggcgaagtgaagataaacgatttcttattCAAGTATTGTGTGCTTAGTTTACTTTCCAAGATTTCATCttaatcgccgaggtcgcttgcgggcgaggcggtGGATCTGATATCATAGCTCCCAAATACAAAATCTCATTCAATTAAGATTTGTATTCATTATGAATCAGttccagcgcctcgcccgcaagcgacctcggcgaagtgaagataaacgatttcttattCAAGTATTGTATGCTTAGTTTAGGTTCCAAGATTCCAAGATTTCATCTcattcgccgaggtcgcttgcgggcgaggcggtGGATCTGATATCATAGCTCCCAAATACAAAATCTCATTCAATTAAGGTTTGTACTCATTATGAATCAGGTCcggcgcctcgcccgcaagcgacctcggcgaagtgaagATAGACGATTTCTTATTCAAGTATTGTCTGCTTAATTTAGTCTCCAAGATTCCAAGATTTCATCTtattcgccgaggtcgcttgcgggcgaggcggtGGATCTGATATCATAGCTGCCAAATACAAAATCTCATTGAATTAAGGTTTGTACTCATTATGAATCAAgtccagcgcctcgcccgcaagcgacctcggcgaagtgaagataaacgatttcttattCAAGTATTGTCGGCTTAATTTAGTCTCTAAGATTCCAAGATTTCATCTtattcgccgaggtcgcttgcgggcgaggcggtGGATCTGATATCATAGCTCCCAAATACAAAATCTCATTGAATGTTCCCCACTGAGAGTATTGTAACATTGTTTATTAgtgtttgaataaaatttatttcaaatttcatGTCTCTATGTACTTCCGTTCTGTTTTTATCAACAGAAATACCGTTCAACAGGATTTTTGTAACATCCTGTAGATATagcaaaaacatattttatagatatatttacaaaaatgacACAAAGTTCATCAAAATATACCTATATTTTAAGACAGTATCCCCAAGTCCCTATTTCTACAGTATTTTCTTGTTatctttgtatttatttattcggTTGAGGTTGGTAGTGCCTAAAatgtttaacaaaattatgtCAAATAcacttaattttcaatttttatcattccttatcaaaaattaatttgaaacggattaaataaaaataatcttgagaatccaataaatcttttaattgatttttctattttttttattttcgagattggTACAAGTCTAAATTGATAGAATAAGAATAAGGGAGCTAACTTCATGTCATGTTTGACGTTACGTGAATACGTCATTGTTATGAGAATATAGCACgatatttaatttagaatttagTTAAGACCCTTGCATAAAAATCCATGATAAACCTTAAAAATTAGTCACTACTCAATCGGCGATACTTCAACAAACGGAAAAATGTCTCAATTCAAAACCAGTAGTTCCGAAAGAACCAGTATTCATGATATGCTGAAAGATATTCCGCCCAATGAAACCAAaggtaaaattatttaaatttataaaatatgtgtATATGATGCGAAAAGCGGTTTTAGGGCTGTCGACTTGTAAAAGCTCACCTGCCATCCTAACTCCAACCACACCTGTACAAAATGATGATGCTACCGTTTTAAAAACATCCTCTAGGATAGAAAACCTGAAAAATTGGTCTATATCCACTTATAAATGCACCaaacaattaatgtttgaaAAGTTAGGGAAATCTTCACGAACTGTTGATGCAGgtaacttatttattattcaatcaATATTTTATACTCAATTTATACTCTATTTCAATTAGAATTAGAATCTCAAATAGAGCAACTTCGCGATACTCaacgtaaatatttaaatatattacgTTTGGCAAGAAGTTTAACAAGCCATTTTTACCACGTCGTCCAAACGCAACATGCTCTTGGCGAAGCATTTTCTGAGTTAGCTCAAAAATCCCCAGAACTCCAAGAAGAGTTCCTTTACAACTCAGAGACGCAACGTAATTTGACAAAAAATGGGGAGACTTTGCTTGGGGCGCTTAACTTTTTCACCTCATCCGTGAATACGTTATGCAATAAAACGATCGAGGATACACTGCAAAGTGTAAGACAGTACGAAGCCGCGCGGATAGAGTACGACGCATATCGAAGCGATCTCGAAtgtctttccaataaaccggACGCTCCCATGGGGTTGGAGGATGCACAACATGAATACGAGGTTCATAGACAACATTTTATGAAGCTACGAGCGGAAGTTGCTattaaaatgaagtttttAGATGAGAATAGGGTAAGATTACATTAAAttggttaattaatttaatacatttaattatttcagaTTAAAGTGATGCATAAACAATTGTTATTGTTTCATAATGCGGTGTCTGCCTATTTTTCTGGTAATCAAACTGCCTTAGAAGCAACACTAAAGCAGttcaacataaaaattaaaacaccaAACTCCGCGTTTCCGTCATGGTTGGAACAGTAGCGCCATAAGTGTTTGGACTGCGACGCGGAGTAACTTATTATTCCACATTTCCATTCTAGTCGAAACTTGTTTCTtgcattattaattaatcgtacttaattatatttttgtatatattaattttgtattacgAACCAATTTGTATTTGAGGGAACCTTTggttttgctttattattaattccttttttaattaatttattaattaattaatttaattctaaaagaaTTGATTGGTTGTATTTTTGTATTGAATCTCGACATTTTTAGCATTTTAGTGTTATTTAAATGAGGCGTattcgtaaaaaaaaaaaaactaactgcttgtgatttttaatttttaactacaCTCAACACGGCgtgtttttttatctaaaaaatatgtacaggtggttaaaaaaatgtaattttttttaattatcctgtatgtaagatttttttttaaccggCAGAACTGAATAATTGTATAACAATaatatatagtatatatatatcaCATCTCTGTAAatggaaacatttttttctttttatttgtagTGTAAGTAAACGTTCTTTTCCACTaatcttttttagtttttttatcaccaacttttatagaagaaaaataagaTCTCGTTGTGACGTAATATTTGGTTCTAATATGGCATTTAATGTCCCTGGAGGGTATTGACTCGACCTACAAATACCCAACTTATCTTGGAGTATGTGAGAGCTTATGAGGTCAAATAGCGGATTACAAAATTAGTCTGGAAATATTAACTCAACTATTTCTAAGTGTTTATCCACTCTTTCTCCTCTTCTATTACTTCCTCTAATCGTCCGATATTTAAATTCACTGCAATATTATCTCTCCACCGCATCCCATACTAAGAGGAAGATACCCAGAAGATGTTATGTCCCAAAAAAGCGACAACGACATAAAGGGAcattaaagaagaagaatacaCCTCATTAGTGTTCTCATCATTTCGAGTAAAATAcgaatatatgaaaatttggtgaaTCTAtagttttacaagttgttaattaaCCAAATCTTTcttgtttgaaatttatggatgGAATAaactcggccgacttcgaagacgtcggccgccctaagtattgtaTACGATATTTggagcggccgacgtcttcgaagtcggccgagattacttcTAATATCATGAAGAATACttaggaatcggagcatgttataaaaaagtatttagaacaaaagttgtagcaaatttcattcttaaaaataatgctctcttgcacttttactctcagatgcgtcaatatcgagaaaatttGCTCAATTCGTaattttacaagttgttaattaaTCAAGTGTACCctgtttgaaatttatggaagaaataaactcggccgacttcgaagacgtcggccgccctaagtattgtttaTGATATTTggagcggccgacgtcttcgaagtcggccgagattacttcTAATATCATGAACTATACTGagaaatcggagcatgttataaaaaagcgtttagaacaaaagttgtagcaaatttcattcttaacaatattgctctctttcacttttgctctcagatgcgtcaatatcgagaaaatttgctgaattcgtagttttacaagttgttaattaattaagtctaccctgcttgaagtttatggaacaaaataatctcggccgacttcgaagacgtcggccgccctaagtattgtttaTGATATTTGGAGctgccgacgtcttcgaagtcggtcGAGATTACTTCTAATATCATGAACTATACTgaggaatcggagcatgttataaaaaagattttagaacaaaagttgtagcaaatttcattcttaacaatattgttctctttcacttttgctctcagatacgtcaatatcgagaaaatttactgaattcgtagttttacatGTTGTTAATTAATCAAGTTTACTCTGCTTgaagtttatggaagaaataaactCGCCCTAACTATTGTATATGATATTTggagcggccgacgtcttcgaagtcggccgagattacttcTAATATCATGAAGAATACttaggaatcggagcatgttataaaaaagtttttagaacaaaagttgtagcaaatttcattcttaacaatattgctctctttcacttttgctctcagatgcgtcaatatcgagaaaacttgctgaattcgtagttttacaagttgttaattaatcaagtttaccctgcttgaagtttatggaagaaataaactcggccgacttcgaagacgtcggccgccctaagtattgtttaTGATATTTggagcggccgacgtcttcgaagtcggccgaaaTTACTTCTAATATCATGAAGAATACCtaggaatcggagcatgttataaaaaagtttttagaacaaaagttgtagcaaatttcattcttaacaatattgttctctttcacttttgctctcagatgcgtcaatatcgagaaaatttACTGAACtcgtagttttacaagttgttaattaaTCAAGTTTACTCTGCTTgaagtttatggaagaaataaactCGCCCTAACTATTGTATATGATATTTggagcggccgacgtcttcgaagtcggccgagattacttcTAATATCATGAAGAATACTTAGGAATCgcagcatgttataaaaaagtttttagaacaaaagttgtagcaaatttcattcttaacaatattgctctctttcacttttgctctcagatgcgtcaatatcgagaaaacttgctgaattcgtagttttacaagttgttaattaatcaagtttaccctgcttgaaatttatggaaggaATAAACTCggtcgacttcgaagacgtcggcagCCCTAACTATTGTATATGATATTTggagcggccgacgtcttcgaagtcggccgagattacttcTAATATCATGAAGAATACttaggaatcggagcatgttataaaaaagtttttagaacaaaagttgtagcaaatttcattcttaataatattgctctctttcacttttgctctcagatgcgtcaatatcgagagaAATAcgaatatatgaaaatttgctgaATTTCGAAGACGAGAATATCATCTCCTTGTCTTAATCCTCTGCTCATGTTGAAAGGCTTCGACAGTTGTCTTTGGGCTATCTCTATCAGAGATCAATAATAATCAAGATATCCGCTGTGATAGCCAAAATcaaacacactgtatataaagTTTAGCTGCGTATATTATTCGCCtattaaataatgtaaaataaggcatattttttttagataagtCAAGGTTTTGAAATGATAAATGAATTAATCTCTTTTGTGGAGtataatttgattattatttttttataataaataattttcttgtgTACTTTAACCTTTAATTAAAAGATGGCgcaatttaaagtttatttttttttaaattatgattcATTTCCAAGAAATTTACGTGGATACAAAACTTTTTGACTGATTTCATATGAAATCGAGATATTACCTAATAATTATCAAGGTGTCTTACAATCGATTAAGAAATGtatttgaaatgaaattgCCTACTACGCAATTTAACGTAACGCACCCGTAGTCCGATTAAGAGCTTTTGGTAATATTCCATGAGTATTTAAGCagcgaaaattaataaaataggaTTTTAGAGCTTTCTAGAACCGGCTGCATGATTTACGTTAATTAGATACGCAATTTTGAATGATGTGGgggaattgaaaaattcaaaaagtgaGTAGTCATTGAAAACATGGCGGACGATCAAGATGGTGCGACATGCGAAACTAACGAAAATAAACCGAAATTAATCTCTTTAACGGTCAAAACCCCGAAGGAAAAGGAGGTTATTGAGGTATCCGAAGATGTAA is from Onthophagus taurus isolate NC chromosome 8, IU_Otau_3.0, whole genome shotgun sequence and encodes:
- the LOC111415066 gene encoding arfaptin-2 isoform X2 — encoded protein: MSQFKTSSSERTSIHDMLKDIPPNETKGLSTCKSSPAILTPTTPVQNDDATVLKTSSRIENLKNWSISTYKCTKQLMFEKLGKSSRTVDAELESQIEQLRDTQRKYLNILRLARSLTSHFYHVVQTQHALGEAFSELAQKSPELQEEFLYNSETQRNLTKNGETLLGALNFFTSSVNTLCNKTIEDTLQSVRQYEAARIEYDAYRSDLECLSNKPDAPMGLEDAQHEYEVHRQHFMKLRAEVAIKMKFLDENRIKVMHKQLLLFHNAVSAYFSGNQTALEATLKQFNIKIKTPNSAFPSWLEQ
- the LOC111415066 gene encoding arfaptin-2 isoform X1, with translation MSQFKTSSSERTSIHDMLKDIPPNETKAVLGLSTCKSSPAILTPTTPVQNDDATVLKTSSRIENLKNWSISTYKCTKQLMFEKLGKSSRTVDAELESQIEQLRDTQRKYLNILRLARSLTSHFYHVVQTQHALGEAFSELAQKSPELQEEFLYNSETQRNLTKNGETLLGALNFFTSSVNTLCNKTIEDTLQSVRQYEAARIEYDAYRSDLECLSNKPDAPMGLEDAQHEYEVHRQHFMKLRAEVAIKMKFLDENRIKVMHKQLLLFHNAVSAYFSGNQTALEATLKQFNIKIKTPNSAFPSWLEQ